In Bradyrhizobium sp. 1(2017), one DNA window encodes the following:
- a CDS encoding AAA family ATPase, whose protein sequence is MKGRDEIAQALAASGYIADADLATAISLMQLLRRPLLLEGEAGVGKTEVAKALAKVHATELIRLQCYEGLDQSSALYEWNYQRQLLAIQAHRGSDSIEDQVFSEKYLLERPLLAAIRRPQAPVLLIDEIDRADDEFEAFLLELLSDFQVSIPELGTVPAVTIPHVVLTSNGTRELSDALRRRCLYHYVDYPDVDRETRIILARVTGASPSLSLQIAHMVGGVRKEELRKVPGVAETLDWAAALVGLDIRDLHDAPETVHETLACLLKTREDRARVTPEVTQRLLGKVA, encoded by the coding sequence ATGAAGGGCCGTGACGAGATCGCGCAAGCCTTGGCCGCATCGGGCTACATCGCCGATGCGGACCTCGCGACCGCAATCTCGCTGATGCAATTGTTGCGGCGTCCGCTGCTGCTGGAAGGCGAGGCGGGCGTCGGCAAGACCGAGGTGGCGAAGGCGCTGGCAAAGGTGCACGCGACCGAGCTGATCCGGCTGCAATGCTACGAGGGTCTCGACCAATCCTCCGCGCTCTACGAGTGGAACTACCAACGGCAGCTGCTGGCGATCCAGGCCCATCGAGGCAGCGACAGCATCGAGGACCAGGTGTTCTCGGAAAAATACCTGCTGGAGCGTCCTTTGCTTGCCGCGATCCGCCGGCCGCAGGCGCCGGTGCTGCTGATCGACGAGATCGACCGCGCCGACGACGAGTTCGAGGCATTCCTGCTCGAGCTCCTCTCTGATTTCCAGGTCTCGATCCCCGAGCTCGGCACCGTTCCCGCCGTGACCATCCCGCACGTCGTGCTGACCTCCAACGGCACGCGCGAGCTCTCCGACGCGTTACGCCGTCGCTGTCTTTATCACTACGTCGATTATCCCGATGTCGACCGCGAGACCCGAATTATCCTCGCGCGGGTCACGGGCGCCAGCCCATCGCTTTCCCTACAGATCGCGCACATGGTCGGGGGCGTTCGCAAGGAAGAGCTGCGGAAAGTTCCAGGTGTCGCGGAGACGCTGGATTGGGCGGCCGCTCTCGTCGGCCTCGACATCCGCGATCTCCACGACGCGCCCGAGACGGTGCATGAGACGCTGGCCTGCCTGCTCAAGACCCGCGAGGACCGCGCCCGCGTCACGCCCGAGGTGACGCAGCGCCTGCTGGGGAAGGTCGCATGA
- a CDS encoding vWA domain-containing protein — MSCCGSSPGYDDLNEVSRLVSARLAAFLRTLRDAGFRVGLAEGQDAATLMSSGYAAKPGLLRAAFKHLFSARKADWDKFDGLFDAFWLGKRVRSRSRTMGSTPGASNPSLKSLQDRSAEQGSNQFVTDQLPSSDDAPEGRSGEGRMEGASRVDNLAEVDFRKLGDPDQVAQAHEAAAQLAKAMRTRLTRRDLARRRGYRLDLRRTIHRNISHGGVPISLVRRQRKDKPLRLVVLLDASGSMSMYTAVFLRFIHGVLDQFREAEAFLFHTRLAYVSDAMKERDAGRALDRLSIMAQGAGGGTRIGESLQTFNRWHAARVIHSRSCVMIVSDGYETGDAALLGREMAALHRRCRRIVWLNPMMAWEGYAPEARGIKAALPHVDLYAPANSLQSLRALEPYLAKL, encoded by the coding sequence ATGAGCTGCTGCGGCTCCAGCCCCGGATATGACGACCTCAATGAGGTCTCCCGTCTCGTCTCTGCAAGGCTTGCCGCTTTCCTGCGCACGTTGCGCGATGCCGGCTTTCGCGTCGGGCTTGCGGAAGGGCAGGATGCCGCGACCCTGATGTCATCTGGCTACGCAGCGAAGCCGGGCCTGTTGCGCGCCGCGTTCAAGCACCTGTTCTCGGCGCGCAAAGCCGACTGGGACAAGTTCGACGGACTGTTCGACGCATTCTGGCTCGGCAAGCGCGTGCGCTCGCGCTCCCGCACGATGGGGTCGACGCCCGGCGCGAGCAATCCGTCACTGAAGAGCTTGCAGGATAGATCGGCGGAGCAGGGGAGCAACCAGTTCGTCACCGATCAGCTCCCGTCGTCCGATGATGCGCCTGAGGGCCGCTCCGGCGAGGGGCGCATGGAAGGCGCCTCGCGCGTGGACAATCTTGCCGAGGTCGACTTCCGAAAGCTCGGCGATCCCGACCAGGTCGCGCAGGCTCATGAAGCCGCGGCGCAGCTCGCCAAGGCCATGCGCACGCGGCTGACCCGGCGTGATCTGGCACGCCGGCGCGGCTACCGGCTCGATCTCCGCCGCACCATCCATCGCAACATCAGCCATGGCGGCGTGCCGATCAGCCTCGTCAGGCGACAGCGCAAGGACAAGCCGCTGCGGCTGGTCGTGCTGCTCGATGCCTCCGGTTCGATGAGCATGTACACTGCCGTGTTCCTGCGCTTCATCCACGGCGTGCTCGACCAGTTCCGCGAGGCCGAGGCATTCTTGTTCCACACGCGTCTCGCTTACGTGTCCGATGCGATGAAGGAGAGGGACGCCGGCCGCGCGCTCGACCGGCTCTCGATCATGGCGCAGGGCGCGGGCGGCGGCACCAGGATCGGCGAGTCCTTGCAGACCTTCAACCGCTGGCACGCCGCGCGCGTGATCCATTCGCGCAGCTGCGTGATGATCGTCTCTGACGGCTACGAGACTGGCGATGCCGCGCTGCTCGGCCGCGAGATGGCGGCGCTGCACCGCCGCTGCCGCCGCATCGTCTGGCTCAATCCGATGATGGCCTGGGAGGGCTACGCGCCCGAGGCGCGGGGCATCAAGGCGGCGCTGCCGCATGTCGATCTCTATGCGCCCGCGAACTCGCTGCAAAGCCTGCGCGCGCTCGAGCCCTATCTGGCAAAGCTCTGA
- a CDS encoding XdhC family protein: MTAHVEVLDLVAQMKAAERAFVLATVVRTVSVTAAKAGAKAIIAADGTIVAGWIGGGCAKGAVLKAAREALADGEPRMVSVQPENLLAELGVSAGESRDGIRFASNMCPSKGTMDIFVEPVLPHPSLVILGASPVALSLAAQARVLGYHVTLAAPVAELPAQPDADTIIDGYQLGELNEAKRFVVVSTQGKGDEAALRAAVATRAGYHAFVGSRRKMASLRARLLAEGANAAAIDDFKAPAGLDLGAITPEEIAMSILAEITQERRRGQRAANQPASKE, translated from the coding sequence ATGACCGCTCATGTCGAAGTGCTGGATCTCGTGGCGCAGATGAAGGCCGCCGAACGCGCCTTCGTGCTCGCGACGGTGGTGCGGACGGTGTCGGTGACCGCGGCGAAGGCTGGCGCCAAGGCGATCATCGCGGCCGACGGCACCATCGTCGCGGGTTGGATCGGCGGTGGCTGCGCTAAGGGCGCGGTGCTGAAGGCGGCGCGCGAGGCGCTCGCCGATGGCGAGCCGCGCATGGTCTCGGTGCAGCCAGAGAACTTGCTGGCCGAGCTTGGTGTCAGCGCGGGCGAAAGCCGCGACGGCATCCGCTTTGCCAGCAACATGTGCCCGAGCAAGGGCACGATGGACATCTTCGTCGAGCCGGTGCTGCCGCATCCCTCGCTCGTCATTCTTGGCGCAAGCCCGGTGGCGCTATCGCTTGCCGCGCAGGCGCGCGTGCTCGGCTATCACGTCACACTCGCCGCGCCTGTGGCCGAACTCCCGGCGCAGCCGGATGCCGACACCATCATCGACGGCTATCAGCTCGGCGAGCTCAACGAGGCCAAACGCTTCGTCGTGGTCTCGACCCAAGGCAAGGGCGATGAGGCCGCTCTGCGTGCGGCGGTCGCCACCCGGGCCGGCTATCACGCCTTCGTCGGCAGCCGCCGCAAGATGGCTTCGCTGCGCGCCAGGCTGCTCGCTGAAGGCGCGAATGCCGCCGCGATCGACGATTTCAAGGCGCCGGCCGGTCTCGACCTCGGCGCCATCACACCGGAGGAGATCGCGATGTCGATCCTCGCCGAGATCACCCAGGAGCGACGTCGCGGCCAGCGCGCCGCCAACCAGCCGGCAAGCAAAGAGTGA
- a CDS encoding SRPBCC family protein, producing the protein MQMNDSQRIPASREQVWAALNDPAVLKQCIPGCQSLDVTAPNEMTATVVFKVGPVKATFSGKVTLSDLDPPNSYRISGEGSGGVAGFAKGGAVVRLESESAEVTVLQYEVDAQIGGKLAQLGARLINSTATKLAGEFFRSFAEVVSAKAEAG; encoded by the coding sequence ATGCAGATGAACGACAGCCAGCGTATCCCAGCCTCGCGCGAACAGGTTTGGGCGGCGCTGAACGATCCCGCTGTGCTGAAGCAGTGTATCCCCGGCTGCCAGTCGCTCGACGTGACCGCGCCGAACGAGATGACCGCCACGGTGGTCTTCAAGGTCGGCCCGGTGAAGGCAACGTTCAGCGGCAAGGTCACGCTGTCCGATCTCGATCCGCCCAACTCCTATCGCATCTCCGGCGAGGGTTCCGGCGGCGTGGCTGGCTTCGCCAAGGGCGGCGCGGTCGTCCGGCTGGAGTCGGAGAGCGCCGAGGTGACGGTGCTGCAATACGAGGTCGATGCGCAGATCGGTGGCAAGCTCGCCCAGCTCGGGGCGCGGTTGATCAACTCGACCGCGACGAAGCTTGCGGGAGAGTTTTTTAGGTCGTTCGCGGAAGTCGTGAGCGCGAAGGCCGAGGCAGGCTAG
- a CDS encoding D-alanine--D-alanine ligase family protein, giving the protein MRRLRILVLMHPDFLPPDSSDGYTPQEINVWKTEYDVVSTLRAAGHEVRPLGAQEEVRPIREAIEEFKPHVVFTLLEEFHYNVAYDQHIASYLELMKVPYTGCNPRGLILARGKDLSKTLAHHRRIAAPAFAVFPMRRKVKRPKHLALPLIVKALNMDGSFGISQASIVDTDEKLAERVAFIHERVETAAIAEQFIEGRELYVGVLGNNRLRVLPVWELKFGSMGGRRSRHIATEKAKHDTEYQERVGIVDGPAKDLAPEVTARIQRAAKRIYRALGLDGYARIDFRLAADGTPYFIEANPNPEIAKSQEFATAAQHDGLKYKDLLHRILTLGITRAKAGVSLG; this is encoded by the coding sequence ATGAGACGCCTCCGTATTCTCGTGCTGATGCATCCGGACTTCCTGCCGCCGGACTCCTCCGACGGATACACGCCGCAGGAGATCAACGTCTGGAAAACGGAATACGACGTCGTCAGCACCTTGCGTGCCGCGGGCCACGAGGTGCGCCCGCTCGGCGCGCAGGAGGAAGTCAGACCGATCCGCGAAGCGATCGAGGAGTTCAAGCCGCACGTGGTTTTCACGCTGCTGGAGGAATTCCACTACAACGTCGCCTACGACCAGCACATCGCCAGCTATCTCGAGCTGATGAAGGTGCCCTACACCGGTTGCAACCCGCGCGGCCTGATCCTGGCGCGCGGCAAGGATCTGTCCAAGACGCTGGCGCATCACCGCCGTATCGCGGCGCCCGCCTTCGCCGTCTTCCCGATGCGCCGCAAGGTGAAACGGCCAAAACATCTTGCGCTGCCGCTGATCGTCAAGGCGCTGAACATGGACGGGTCCTTTGGCATATCGCAGGCCTCGATCGTCGATACCGACGAGAAGCTGGCGGAACGGGTTGCCTTCATCCATGAGCGCGTGGAGACCGCCGCCATCGCCGAGCAGTTCATCGAGGGTCGCGAGCTCTATGTCGGCGTGCTCGGCAACAACCGGCTGCGCGTCCTGCCGGTCTGGGAATTGAAGTTCGGCAGCATGGGGGGACGCAGGTCACGCCACATCGCCACCGAAAAAGCCAAGCACGACACCGAGTACCAGGAACGCGTCGGCATCGTCGACGGGCCGGCGAAGGACCTTGCGCCCGAAGTCACCGCACGCATCCAGCGTGCCGCGAAACGCATCTACCGGGCGCTCGGCCTCGACGGTTACGCGCGCATCGATTTTCGTCTCGCCGCCGACGGCACGCCGTATTTCATCGAAGCGAACCCCAACCCGGAGATCGCCAAGAGCCAGGAGTTCGCCACCGCGGCTCAGCACGACGGGCTGAAATACAAGGATCTTCTGCATCGCATCCTGACGCTCGGGATCACCCGCGCCAAGGCGGGTGTGTCGCTGGGGTGA
- a CDS encoding putative zinc-binding metallopeptidase, with protein MPRRKFAWEKLSDDELLKQRLRSLKVTVEGTWLEDCVGTLYEELEERGIRLRPHTWISSEWFSPGDVPGIAIPFYLAHPRLMKLEKKMMFDVEGGTWRECMAILRHEAGHALQHGYQLQRRRRWQQLFGPSSKHYPRYYRPNPASRHYVQHLRLWYAQSHPDEDFAETFAVWLRPRSNWRTRYAGWPALKKLEYVDELMGEIAGKRPSITTRERVDPLGRLNQTLEEHYKKKQAFYAFTPPKTYDRDLSRLFSADPRHHRSTPASTLIRRHRAQIRQLVARWTGENQLTLDAVLDEMISRCRDLDLRAVGPEQKLVLDFIVLVTAKTMHALFGPSRRKWIAL; from the coding sequence ATGCCCCGCCGGAAATTTGCCTGGGAAAAGCTGTCGGATGACGAGTTGCTCAAGCAACGCCTCCGCAGCCTGAAGGTTACGGTCGAGGGCACCTGGCTCGAGGACTGCGTCGGCACGCTCTACGAGGAGCTCGAAGAGCGGGGAATCCGGCTGCGGCCGCACACATGGATCTCGAGCGAATGGTTCAGTCCGGGCGACGTGCCCGGCATCGCCATCCCCTTCTATCTCGCCCATCCGCGCCTGATGAAGCTCGAGAAGAAGATGATGTTCGACGTCGAGGGCGGAACCTGGCGCGAGTGCATGGCCATCCTCCGTCACGAAGCCGGCCATGCCTTGCAGCATGGTTACCAGCTGCAGCGGCGGCGGCGCTGGCAGCAGCTGTTCGGTCCATCGTCGAAACACTACCCGCGCTACTACCGGCCCAATCCGGCCAGCCGGCATTACGTTCAACACCTTCGGCTCTGGTACGCACAGAGCCACCCGGACGAAGATTTCGCCGAAACCTTTGCGGTGTGGCTGCGGCCGCGCTCGAACTGGCGAACGCGATATGCCGGCTGGCCGGCGCTGAAGAAGCTCGAATATGTCGACGAGCTGATGGGCGAGATCGCTGGAAAGCGGCCGTCGATCACGACGCGGGAGCGTGTCGACCCGCTGGGCCGGCTCAACCAGACACTCGAAGAGCACTACAAGAAAAAGCAGGCGTTCTACGCGTTCACGCCACCAAAGACCTACGACCGCGACCTCTCCCGGCTGTTTTCAGCCGACCCGCGGCACCATCGGTCAACGCCGGCCTCGACCCTGATCAGGCGGCACCGCGCCCAGATCAGGCAATTGGTCGCGCGCTGGACGGGCGAGAACCAGCTCACGCTCGATGCCGTGCTTGACGAGATGATCTCCCGCTGCCGCGATCTCGATTTGCGTGCCGTGGGCCCCGAACAGAAGCTCGTTCTCGATTTCATTGTCCTCGTGACCGCCAAGACGATGCACGCGCTGTTTGGCCCGTCTCGGCGCAAATGGATCGCGCTATGA
- a CDS encoding ribose-phosphate pyrophosphokinase: MSAKNGSIKLVAGNSNPALAQAIAQGLDMPLTKAVVRRFADMEIFVEVQENIRGSDAFIIQSTSFPANDNLMELLIITDALRRSSARRITAVIPYFGYARQDRRSGSRTPISAKLVANLISHAGVDRVMTLDLHAGQIQGFFDIPTDNLFAAPLMVRDIRERFDLGKVMVVSPDVGGVARARGLAKRINTPLAIVDKRRERPGESEVMNVIGDVAGYSCILVDDIVDSGGTLVNAADALIAKGAKDVYAYITHGVLSGGAAARIAASKLKELVITDSILPTEAVTKASNIRTLPIASLISDAIARTAAEESVSSLFD, encoded by the coding sequence ATGTCGGCCAAAAACGGCTCCATCAAGCTCGTCGCCGGCAACTCCAATCCGGCCCTCGCCCAGGCCATCGCGCAGGGCCTCGACATGCCGCTCACCAAGGCGGTGGTCCGGCGCTTCGCCGACATGGAGATCTTCGTCGAGGTCCAGGAGAACATCCGCGGCTCGGATGCCTTCATCATCCAGTCGACCTCGTTTCCGGCGAACGACAATCTGATGGAGCTGCTGATCATCACCGACGCGCTGCGCCGCTCCTCGGCGCGCCGCATCACCGCAGTGATCCCCTATTTCGGCTATGCCAGGCAGGACCGCCGCTCCGGCTCGCGCACGCCGATCTCGGCCAAGCTCGTCGCCAATCTGATCAGCCATGCCGGCGTCGACCGCGTCATGACCCTCGACCTGCATGCCGGCCAGATCCAGGGCTTCTTCGATATCCCGACCGACAATTTGTTCGCCGCCCCCCTGATGGTGCGCGATATCCGCGAACGTTTCGATCTCGGCAAGGTGATGGTGGTATCGCCCGACGTCGGCGGCGTGGCCCGCGCCCGCGGCCTCGCCAAGCGCATCAACACCCCGCTCGCGATCGTCGACAAGCGCCGCGAGCGTCCGGGTGAATCCGAAGTCATGAACGTGATCGGCGACGTCGCCGGCTACAGCTGCATCCTCGTCGACGACATCGTGGACTCCGGCGGTACGCTGGTGAACGCGGCCGACGCGCTGATCGCCAAGGGCGCCAAGGACGTCTACGCCTACATCACCCACGGCGTGCTCTCCGGCGGCGCGGCCGCGCGCATCGCCGCCTCCAAGCTGAAGGAGCTCGTGATCACCGACTCGATCCTGCCGACCGAGGCGGTGACCAAGGCATCGAACATCCGCACGCTGCCGATCGCCAGCCTGATCTCCGACGCGATCGCGCGCACGGCGGCGGAAGAGTCGGTGTCGAGCCTGTTCGACTGA
- the pgeF gene encoding peptidoglycan editing factor PgeF, whose amino-acid sequence MTLVSSLLSAVPGLRHAFFTREGGVSSGIYSALNGGLGSNDDQTLVAENRRRMAEHVGVAPERFLSLHQIHSPDVRVADLPWPSGPRPKGDALVTKTPGIALGISTADCGPVLFVDPNARVIGGAHAGWKGALTGVLEATISAMEKLGATRSGIIAAIGPLIRQDSYEVGNEFVARFIEADADNAMFFIPSVREGHAMFDLAGFIRKRLEAAGILMIDDLGLDTYADERFFSYRRSVHRKEPDYGRHIHAIALEA is encoded by the coding sequence ATGACGCTCGTTTCGTCGCTGCTGTCGGCCGTACCCGGCCTGCGCCATGCCTTCTTCACCCGTGAGGGCGGCGTCTCCAGCGGCATCTATTCGGCGTTGAACGGCGGGCTCGGCTCCAACGACGATCAGACCCTCGTCGCAGAGAACCGCCGCCGCATGGCCGAGCATGTCGGCGTCGCGCCGGAACGTTTCCTCAGCCTGCACCAGATCCATTCGCCCGACGTGCGCGTCGCAGACCTGCCGTGGCCGAGCGGACCGAGGCCAAAGGGCGATGCGCTGGTGACGAAGACGCCCGGCATCGCGCTCGGCATCTCCACCGCCGATTGCGGACCGGTGCTGTTCGTCGATCCCAATGCGCGCGTGATCGGTGGCGCCCATGCCGGGTGGAAGGGCGCGCTGACCGGCGTGCTGGAGGCAACGATCTCGGCGATGGAGAAGCTCGGCGCGACCCGCAGCGGCATCATCGCCGCGATCGGCCCCTTGATCCGGCAGGACAGCTACGAGGTCGGCAACGAGTTCGTCGCGCGCTTCATCGAGGCGGATGCGGACAACGCCATGTTCTTCATCCCGTCGGTACGTGAGGGACACGCGATGTTCGATCTCGCCGGCTTCATCCGCAAACGGCTCGAAGCCGCCGGCATCCTGATGATCGACGACCTCGGCCTCGACACCTACGCCGACGAGCGCTTCTTCAGTTACCGCCGCTCGGTGCATCGCAAGGAGCCGGATTACGGCCGGCACATTCACGCGATCGCGTTGGAAGCGTGA
- a CDS encoding class I SAM-dependent methyltransferase, with protein sequence MSDQPLFNEIKALIKSSGPMPVWRYMELCLMHPRYGYYVSRDPLGREGDFTTAPEVSQMFGELLGLWTASVWKQMGSPQFLRLIELGPGRGTMMADALRALRVLPPLYQALHIHMIEVNPVLRERQSATLANIRNIAWHDSIDEVPEGPSIILANEFFDVLPIHQMVRLENGWHERVIEIDPNGKLQFGAASEPTPRFDVLLPPLVRAAPVGAVFEWRPDGEIMKLATRVRDQDGAALIIDYGHLRSDAGDTFQAIARHTFTDPLKAPGQADVTAHVDFQALARAADDVGARVHGPVTQGDFLKRVGIDTRAAALMQKATPDVATDISVALKRLTETGRSGMGSMFKVLGISEPRLTGLAGLSDLEQAGDGS encoded by the coding sequence GTGAGCGACCAGCCGCTATTCAACGAGATCAAGGCGCTGATCAAATCCTCAGGCCCGATGCCGGTCTGGCGGTACATGGAACTGTGCCTGATGCATCCGCGCTACGGCTATTACGTGTCGCGCGATCCGCTCGGGCGCGAGGGCGACTTCACCACCGCGCCCGAAGTCAGCCAGATGTTCGGCGAGCTGCTGGGACTGTGGACCGCCTCGGTCTGGAAGCAGATGGGCTCGCCGCAATTCCTGCGGCTGATCGAGCTCGGTCCCGGCCGCGGCACGATGATGGCGGATGCGCTGCGCGCATTGCGCGTGCTGCCGCCACTCTACCAGGCGCTTCACATCCACATGATCGAGGTCAATCCCGTCCTGCGCGAGCGGCAGAGCGCGACGCTGGCGAACATCCGCAACATCGCCTGGCACGACAGCATCGACGAGGTGCCCGAAGGACCGAGCATCATCCTCGCCAACGAATTTTTCGACGTGCTGCCGATCCATCAGATGGTCCGCCTCGAGAACGGCTGGCACGAACGCGTGATCGAGATCGATCCCAACGGCAAGCTTCAGTTCGGCGCGGCATCCGAGCCGACGCCGCGCTTCGACGTGCTGCTGCCGCCCCTGGTGCGCGCGGCGCCGGTCGGCGCCGTGTTCGAGTGGCGGCCCGACGGTGAGATCATGAAGCTCGCGACACGCGTGCGCGACCAGGACGGCGCAGCCCTGATCATCGACTACGGCCATCTGCGCAGCGATGCCGGCGACACCTTCCAGGCGATCGCGCGCCACACCTTCACCGATCCCCTGAAGGCGCCGGGCCAGGCCGACGTCACCGCCCATGTCGACTTCCAGGCGCTCGCGCGTGCGGCCGACGATGTCGGCGCCCGCGTGCACGGGCCGGTGACGCAGGGCGACTTCCTCAAGCGCGTCGGCATCGACACTCGCGCGGCGGCCTTGATGCAGAAAGCGACGCCGGACGTCGCCACCGACATTTCGGTGGCACTCAAGCGCCTGACCGAAACCGGGCGCAGCGGCATGGGTTCGATGTTCAAGGTGCTCGGCATCTCCGAGCCGCGGCTGACGGGGCTTGCCGGCCTCAGCGATCTCGAACAGGCTGGAGACGGTTCATGA
- the lgt gene encoding prolipoprotein diacylglyceryl transferase, translated as MPLLLIDFPAFKPIAIELGPFAIRWYALAYICGIVFGWLYARSLLKNQRLWGGPAPISLLQIDDFILWVTLGIILGGRTGYVLFYNLPFFIEHPAAIFKLWEGGMSFHGGFLGCVVAVMWFAYRNGISILSLGDITTAVAPVGLLLGRIANFINGELWGRATDPSLPWAMIFPNDPTHLPRHPSQLYEAGMEGILLFTVLAIMIRFGALKRPGMILGAFILIYGLTRIAGEHFREPDAQLGFIWGGLTMGMLLSIPMLIVGLILIVWAVRRGAPKPIEAVR; from the coding sequence ATGCCCTTACTGCTCATCGACTTCCCCGCCTTCAAGCCGATCGCGATCGAGCTCGGCCCGTTCGCGATCCGCTGGTATGCGCTGGCCTATATCTGCGGCATCGTGTTCGGCTGGCTTTATGCGCGATCGCTGCTGAAGAACCAGCGTCTGTGGGGCGGGCCGGCACCGATCTCGCTGCTCCAGATCGACGACTTCATCCTCTGGGTCACGCTCGGCATCATCTTGGGCGGCCGCACCGGCTACGTGCTGTTCTACAATCTGCCCTTCTTCATCGAGCATCCTGCCGCGATCTTCAAATTGTGGGAGGGCGGCATGTCGTTCCATGGCGGGTTCCTCGGCTGCGTCGTCGCAGTGATGTGGTTTGCCTATCGCAACGGCATCTCGATCCTGTCGCTCGGCGACATCACCACCGCCGTCGCCCCGGTCGGGCTGCTGCTCGGACGCATCGCCAATTTCATCAACGGCGAATTGTGGGGCCGCGCCACCGATCCGAGCCTGCCCTGGGCCATGATCTTCCCCAACGATCCCACACATCTGCCGCGCCACCCGAGTCAGCTCTACGAGGCCGGCATGGAGGGCATCCTGCTGTTCACGGTGCTTGCGATCATGATCCGCTTCGGCGCCTTGAAGCGGCCCGGCATGATCCTTGGCGCCTTCATCCTGATCTACGGCCTGACCCGGATCGCCGGCGAGCACTTCCGCGAGCCGGACGCGCAGCTCGGCTTCATCTGGGGCGGATTAACCATGGGCATGCTGTTGTCGATCCCGATGCTTATCGTCGGCCTCATACTTATTGTATGGGCAGTCAGGCGCGGTGCGCCGAAGCCCATCGAGGCCGTTCGTTAA
- a CDS encoding dienelactone hydrolase family protein translates to MIDQQIAIPTRDGHSATFISHPERGGPFPVILFYMDAPAIREELRDMARRLATSGYYVMLPNLYYRSGVMELGALPADPNAPERKRMFALMGSLTIPMIMDDTRALLTYAEGQAAANTEIVGTVGYCMSGRYAVNAATHFPDRVKAAASIYGTQLATDQDDSPHLAASKTRAELYFACAETDVYAPSEIIEKVKRGMSGAKAEVEIYPGTHHGFAFPKRPVYDRDAAERHWERLLALYRRNLVQT, encoded by the coding sequence ATGATCGACCAGCAGATCGCGATCCCCACCAGGGACGGCCACAGCGCAACCTTCATCAGCCATCCCGAACGCGGCGGGCCGTTCCCGGTCATCCTGTTCTACATGGACGCGCCCGCGATCCGCGAGGAGCTGCGCGACATGGCGCGCCGGCTCGCGACATCGGGCTACTATGTGATGCTCCCAAACCTCTATTACCGCTCCGGCGTGATGGAGCTCGGCGCGCTGCCGGCCGATCCGAATGCGCCCGAGCGCAAGCGCATGTTCGCGCTGATGGGTTCGCTCACGATTCCCATGATCATGGACGACACCAGAGCGCTGCTCACTTATGCCGAGGGCCAGGCGGCCGCGAACACTGAAATCGTCGGCACCGTCGGCTATTGCATGAGCGGCCGTTACGCCGTCAACGCGGCCACGCATTTCCCCGATCGCGTCAAGGCTGCCGCCTCGATCTACGGCACGCAGCTCGCGACCGATCAGGACGACAGCCCGCATCTTGCCGCAAGCAAGACCAGGGCCGAGCTTTATTTTGCCTGCGCCGAGACCGATGTTTACGCGCCCAGCGAAATCATCGAGAAGGTCAAGCGGGGCATGAGCGGCGCGAAAGCCGAGGTCGAGATCTATCCCGGCACCCATCACGGCTTCGCCTTTCCCAAGCGCCCGGTCTACGACCGCGACGCCGCCGAGCGGCATTGGGAGCGTCTGCTGGCGCTCTATCGCCGCAATCTCGTTCAGACATAG
- a CDS encoding accessory factor UbiK family protein: MTQTNNRFFDEIGRLMNDAAGAAQGVKREFDTVMRTQAEKFLRDMDLVKREEFEAVKDMARLAREENEALKARIAALEAKLGG; encoded by the coding sequence ATGACCCAGACCAACAACCGGTTTTTCGACGAGATCGGCCGCCTGATGAACGACGCCGCAGGTGCTGCCCAGGGCGTCAAGCGCGAGTTCGATACGGTCATGCGGACCCAGGCCGAAAAATTCCTGCGCGACATGGATCTGGTCAAGCGCGAGGAGTTCGAGGCGGTCAAGGATATGGCTCGCCTCGCCCGCGAGGAGAACGAGGCCCTGAAGGCGCGGATTGCGGCGCTGGAGGCCAAGCTCGGGGGCTGA